The segment GACCGCCCGCCCAGAAGTTGATGGCCGGGGCGCTCATGTTGGTCCTCTGCCTCATCCATCTCGAAATCATATCGTAGCTGCCccaccagcagaagaacaTGCTCCGAAAAATAATGGTGGCGCACAATCCGTGGTAGACGCCGCGCACGCCGTGGTGGGTGTAAATCTTGCGCAGGCAATCGATGGGGCCAGAGTACATGCGCTCCGACTTGTTGGCGGCATATTGAATCTGCAGACGGGCCTTGACGTGTTCGACTGGTGCGGCGATGAAGCTCACGGTCGTGCCGGCGAGGATGCCTGCAATGCCGTGGCCCAGCGGCGGGAGGTACGTCGGTGATAACgctgatggtggtgatgaggtcGGAGAGGATTTGAGCGCGTCAAGGAGGGCGGTGAATCCGAGGCCAGCGCCGTCTCCGGCGCCGGgtgtccatgatgatgcGTGGAAGAGATTCTCAGCTATTAGGCGGCGGTAGACGGTTAGGGAGCCGAGCATGATGGAGTCCATGAACATCCAGCCGACGAGGGGCGGCGTTGCGCCCTTGTAAAGGCCGCGAATGCCTTCATTTTTGACGGTTTGCGTGACGCATTGCAGGGGACCGCTGAACCGGCCCTTGTTGGTTGTTTGCAGGCGGACTTTGATGGTGTCAAAGGGGTGGCCGACTGGTATTCAGGTCAGTTTGCATTCTCCATTGCATGGCCCGGTAGAGCGTTGATTTAATCGACGACTGCAGTGAGATGGAATCAATGGATA is part of the Metarhizium brunneum chromosome 4, complete sequence genome and harbors:
- the mcfL gene encoding Mitochondrial substrate carrier family protein L, yielding MASTALDAQMKAEGVPPTAVKPSSRRDYKGFVAGVFSGIAKLTVGHPFDTIKVRLQTTNKGRFSGPLQCVTQTVKNEGIRGLYKGATPPLVGWMFMDSIMLGSLTVYRRLIAENLFHASSWTPGAGDGAGLGFTALLDALKSSPTSSPPSALSPTYLPPLGHGIAGILAGTTVSFIAAPVEHVKARLQIQYAANKSERMYSGPIDCLRKIYTHHGVRGVYHGLCATIIFRSMFFCWWGSYDMISRWMRQRTNMSAPAINFWAGGLSAQIFWLTSYPSDLVKQRIMTDPLGGGLGDGERRFPRWKNAAVAVYNESGWRGYWRGFLPCFLRAFPANAMALVAFEGVMRSLP